A genomic segment from Legionella quinlivanii encodes:
- a CDS encoding CinA family protein: MEALLYQLKELFLAKGHCIATAESCTGGLVASELTEIPGSSQWFERGFVCYSNLSKQEMLGVDSLLIEQYGAVSQQVAEAMALGALQHSKASISLSITGIAGPEGGSIEKPVGTVWFGYASRTRNIVRTEHCHFSNCSRHQIRTRACRKALTGILALLSTQ, from the coding sequence ATGGAAGCACTACTCTATCAATTAAAAGAACTATTTTTAGCAAAAGGCCATTGTATTGCTACTGCGGAGTCTTGTACTGGAGGGCTAGTCGCCAGCGAGCTCACGGAGATTCCAGGCAGTTCGCAGTGGTTTGAGCGTGGTTTTGTTTGCTACAGTAATCTTTCCAAGCAAGAGATGCTGGGTGTTGATTCTCTGCTTATTGAGCAATATGGGGCTGTTAGTCAACAGGTTGCCGAAGCCATGGCGCTGGGCGCTTTGCAACATAGCAAGGCCAGCATTTCGCTTTCAATTACCGGTATTGCCGGACCCGAGGGAGGAAGTATTGAAAAACCGGTTGGTACAGTCTGGTTTGGATATGCATCCCGAACCCGGAATATTGTGCGTACCGAACATTGCCATTTCAGCAACTGTTCCCGACATCAGATACGAACGCGCGCCTGCAGAAAAGCCCTGACAGGAATACTGGCATTGCTTTCTACTCAGTAA
- the recX gene encoding recombination regulator RecX, with protein sequence MSKAFDSALRLLARREHGANELAQKLAHKGFERLDIENAVDKCQQLNYQSDERFIASFCRQRIGQGYGPQRIIQELQLKGLAKDLILEIINEQNLSWETLAREVIQKKFRQIEEQDFVARQKQQRFLQNRGFSFEIINKLFK encoded by the coding sequence ATGAGTAAAGCCTTTGACAGTGCTCTTCGCTTGCTGGCCAGGCGAGAGCACGGAGCAAATGAATTGGCTCAAAAACTGGCTCACAAGGGATTTGAAAGGCTTGATATTGAAAATGCTGTGGACAAATGCCAGCAGCTTAATTATCAAAGTGATGAACGGTTCATTGCTTCATTCTGTCGTCAGCGCATCGGGCAAGGATATGGTCCGCAGCGAATTATACAGGAATTGCAGCTCAAAGGTCTGGCAAAAGATCTTATACTGGAAATAATCAATGAGCAGAATCTGTCCTGGGAAACTCTCGCCAGGGAAGTGATACAAAAGAAATTCAGGCAAATAGAGGAGCAGGATTTTGTTGCTCGGCAGAAACAACAGCGCTTTTTGCAAAATCGTGGTTTTTCTTTTGAGATAATTAATAAACTATTTAAATAA
- a CDS encoding autotransporter assembly complex protein TamA gives MNKRLFLLFLSLPLLMAAENSGHFVISGVKGKVLANIQSRLQEISENKSLQFQTDEELTTQIAQAVSPYGYFSPQISITRRKNNLQIKISPGPRLLISRVSISVIGEGNNNYLINRSLKKLGLETGKPFISENYEKAKQALMNAAENQGYLHASFDKAEVLVDNEQNSADIQLIFNTGPQYYFGQVQFSPSYISPELLRRYIPFSEGQSYSTEQILALNNALSGSGYFSNVIVKPVLNENGQMIPVNVHLQPAPRVNYSVGLGFGTDTGVRGRLGYHVTPVNSSGHKFNAIALGSLNENRLQAQYIIPGKNPLTDEYDIFGSVANLNYSAGYSNSGQVSLAQRHTLSHFQRVLSLNGLYERYSYDDTPKFEKLILYPKASLSWMNKKDQLFSPTGYNLTVNVLGASQLALSEINFAQTSLDAKAAVTIERMRTRFYFHTIQGVTLIDDINELPLSLSMLLGGADNLKAYTYNSIGPGKIMSYGGLEIQKETFEHWYLTGFFDTGDVYKPSLKNWQNDLGIGLMWVSPVGPIKIGVAQAIDGHFNRKDKKPRLVINMGPDL, from the coding sequence ATGAATAAAAGGCTTTTTCTACTTTTCCTCTCGCTGCCGCTTTTAATGGCAGCAGAAAATAGCGGGCACTTTGTGATTTCAGGTGTTAAAGGCAAAGTGTTGGCCAATATTCAATCACGACTGCAGGAAATTTCGGAAAATAAGTCACTGCAATTTCAAACTGATGAGGAATTAACCACTCAAATTGCTCAGGCGGTTTCTCCTTACGGCTATTTCAGCCCTCAGATTTCGATTACGCGTAGAAAAAATAATTTGCAAATCAAAATAAGCCCTGGTCCACGCTTGTTAATTTCCAGAGTCTCCATTAGTGTCATCGGTGAAGGAAATAACAATTACTTGATAAACCGCAGTCTGAAAAAACTGGGGCTTGAAACGGGCAAACCATTTATTAGTGAAAATTATGAAAAAGCCAAACAAGCTTTGATGAACGCCGCCGAGAATCAGGGTTATCTGCATGCTTCCTTTGATAAAGCAGAAGTGCTTGTAGATAATGAGCAGAATAGCGCGGATATACAATTGATTTTTAATACCGGACCGCAATACTATTTTGGCCAGGTCCAATTCAGTCCAAGCTATATTTCCCCGGAATTATTAAGACGTTATATTCCTTTCAGCGAAGGGCAATCCTATTCAACAGAGCAAATACTGGCTTTAAATAACGCGCTGTCCGGAAGCGGCTACTTTAGCAATGTGATTGTCAAACCCGTTTTAAATGAAAATGGGCAAATGATCCCTGTCAATGTTCATCTTCAGCCAGCTCCACGAGTCAATTATTCAGTGGGGCTTGGCTTTGGTACCGATACGGGTGTTCGCGGACGCCTGGGCTATCATGTCACTCCGGTCAATTCATCCGGCCACAAATTCAATGCGATTGCACTGGGCTCACTCAATGAGAATCGCTTGCAGGCACAGTACATTATTCCCGGTAAAAATCCGCTGACTGACGAATATGACATTTTTGGCAGTGTCGCCAATCTCAATTACAGTGCAGGCTATAGTAATTCCGGGCAGGTTTCTTTAGCCCAAAGGCATACACTTAGCCATTTCCAGAGAGTTTTATCCCTTAATGGTCTCTATGAGCGCTACAGCTATGATGACACCCCAAAATTTGAAAAACTAATCCTCTATCCCAAAGCCAGTCTGAGTTGGATGAATAAAAAAGATCAGCTGTTTTCGCCAACAGGCTATAATCTGACAGTCAATGTTCTGGGGGCAAGTCAACTCGCTTTGTCAGAAATTAATTTTGCTCAAACCTCTCTCGATGCCAAAGCCGCTGTAACCATTGAAAGAATGCGTACACGCTTTTATTTTCATACTATACAGGGCGTCACTTTGATTGATGATATCAATGAATTACCCTTGTCGCTCTCCATGCTGCTAGGAGGGGCGGATAATTTAAAAGCCTATACCTATAATTCCATCGGCCCCGGTAAAATCATGTCTTACGGCGGCCTGGAAATTCAGAAAGAAACATTTGAGCATTGGTATTTAACCGGATTTTTTGATACTGGCGATGTGTATAAACCCAGCCTTAAAAACTGGCAAAACGATCTGGGAATAGGTTTAATGTGGGTTTCCCCGGTTGGCCCCATTAAGATTGGAGTAGCCCAGGCTATTGACGGACATTTTAATCGCAAGGATAAAAAGCCTCGTTTGGTAATCAATATGGGGCCGGATTTATGA
- the recA gene encoding recombinase RecA: protein MDNNKQKALSAALAQIERQFGKGSVMRMGDNPAERDIEAISTGSLGLDIALGIGGLPKGRIVEIYGPESSGKTTLTLQVIAECQKAGGTAAFVDAEHALDPGYAAKLGVNVDDLLVSQPDTGEQALEITDMLVRSAAVDVIVVDSVAALTPKAEIEGEMGDTHVGLQARLMSQALRKLTANIKRSNTLVIFINQIRMKIGVMFGNPETTTGGNALKFYASVRLDIRRTGSIKKGEEVLGSETRVKVVKNKVAPPFRTTDFDILYNEGISRESEIINLGTQLGLIEKAGAWYSYKQEKIGQGKDNVRVYLKEHPEVAVELERLIRAELLEKKMTAAVMEEDIEMMDE from the coding sequence ATGGATAACAACAAGCAAAAAGCACTAAGTGCTGCTCTGGCACAAATAGAAAGACAATTTGGGAAAGGTTCTGTCATGCGCATGGGAGATAACCCTGCTGAGCGCGATATCGAGGCGATTTCAACCGGCTCTCTGGGATTGGACATTGCCTTAGGCATTGGCGGTTTGCCCAAGGGGCGAATTGTAGAAATCTACGGACCTGAATCCTCGGGTAAAACCACATTAACCTTGCAGGTTATTGCTGAATGCCAAAAAGCGGGCGGAACTGCAGCCTTCGTGGACGCAGAACATGCTCTGGATCCTGGTTATGCGGCTAAGCTGGGCGTCAATGTAGACGACCTGCTGGTTTCACAACCAGATACCGGGGAGCAGGCACTTGAAATTACAGATATGCTGGTTCGTTCTGCCGCAGTGGATGTTATTGTAGTGGATTCTGTCGCAGCTCTGACTCCCAAAGCAGAAATCGAAGGGGAAATGGGTGATACTCATGTGGGTTTGCAGGCTCGACTCATGTCGCAGGCATTGCGTAAATTAACAGCCAATATCAAGCGATCCAATACACTGGTGATCTTCATTAATCAGATCCGTATGAAAATTGGCGTGATGTTTGGTAATCCTGAAACGACCACAGGCGGTAATGCGCTCAAGTTTTATGCTTCAGTTCGTTTGGATATTCGCCGTACTGGCTCCATTAAAAAAGGCGAAGAAGTATTGGGTAGCGAAACCCGTGTTAAAGTGGTCAAAAACAAAGTCGCGCCGCCATTTAGAACCACTGATTTTGATATTCTTTATAATGAAGGGATTTCCCGCGAGAGTGAAATCATTAATCTGGGAACCCAGCTGGGACTGATTGAAAAAGCAGGCGCCTGGTATAGTTATAAGCAGGAAAAAATTGGACAAGGGAAAGACAATGTCCGGGTTTATCTTAAAGAACATCCTGAAGTGGCAGTAGAGCTGGAGCGGTTAATTCGCGCCGAGTTGCTGGAGAAAAAAATGACGGCGGCGGTGATGGAAGAAGATATAGAGATGATGGATGAGTAA
- a CDS encoding N-acetylmuramoyl-L-alanine amidase, giving the protein MNGVTRPATRQMDNYGSDVQDAFKKAEDQFFASGKPYRKDEVINLISNTGYFKVDIYEYTPVDIHYVVFFFNKKNYEATGKAEVFECHGTIARSYIEWHRNLPNINNFPIDNDRRMKTDADSVISIQSESALVWDSRTNGVTQRKYASHIPENENRLVAFTEEYAISNNDILFKNWKAATLQSISSRSVGRPSQILLHETAGMEMDSTAVFNVPAHFCVANVKDNKGTIYQMADIAGNVPHGEITNSRAIGIEFVNAPFDIWKQVKDPVTGQARDELPRTRSNFGLKDSVKGIYVESNKIPIRDPVISKNVQFIPLEFSDSTASEFFELKIPEASLINKSALQTHQINGRNILALNDGVASIKYCKPVKFENLRHLIILLSDNSLIKEALPEDLGIWKSIHAANGKLFYFYQRMFSETTTTSVVAGKTIKKITMNFPINLTNPAIFSHGHIGHHADGFLQGIYLYLRMFESLNAQRSLQAIIYFLTSEKTDAEKNPLELTEVMTVTRTSELVNGSERNIEVKFTPAASPATIRITNFLEIDLQGVDRKYPVNNSN; this is encoded by the coding sequence ATGAATGGAGTTACCAGGCCGGCAACTCGGCAAATGGATAATTATGGTTCTGATGTACAGGACGCATTCAAAAAAGCAGAAGATCAGTTTTTTGCTTCTGGAAAGCCTTACCGAAAGGATGAGGTGATTAATCTGATTTCCAATACCGGGTACTTTAAGGTGGATATTTATGAATATACGCCTGTGGACATTCATTATGTGGTGTTCTTTTTCAATAAAAAAAATTATGAGGCAACCGGAAAAGCAGAAGTCTTTGAGTGTCATGGAACCATTGCCCGCAGTTATATCGAATGGCACCGAAATCTTCCCAACATCAATAATTTTCCCATTGATAATGACCGGCGCATGAAAACCGATGCCGACTCTGTTATTTCTATTCAAAGTGAGTCAGCCCTGGTTTGGGACAGCCGTACCAATGGTGTGACGCAGAGAAAATATGCATCCCATATTCCCGAAAATGAAAATCGACTGGTCGCTTTTACAGAAGAATATGCCATTTCCAATAATGATATTCTTTTCAAAAACTGGAAGGCAGCGACTCTGCAATCCATTTCTTCGCGCAGTGTGGGCAGACCCTCGCAGATTCTTCTTCATGAAACAGCCGGTATGGAAATGGACAGTACTGCGGTCTTTAATGTGCCCGCTCATTTTTGCGTGGCCAATGTCAAGGACAATAAGGGAACGATTTATCAGATGGCGGATATTGCCGGCAATGTACCGCATGGGGAAATCACCAATAGCCGAGCCATTGGAATTGAGTTTGTGAATGCGCCGTTTGATATCTGGAAGCAAGTGAAAGACCCCGTTACCGGACAGGCAAGAGACGAGTTGCCGAGAACGCGTTCCAATTTTGGTCTGAAGGACAGCGTAAAAGGCATCTATGTTGAGAGTAATAAAATCCCTATTCGTGATCCGGTGATCAGTAAGAATGTGCAATTCATTCCGCTTGAGTTTTCAGATTCAACGGCCAGTGAATTTTTCGAGTTAAAAATTCCTGAGGCCAGTTTAATTAATAAAAGCGCTCTGCAAACTCATCAGATTAATGGAAGAAACATTCTTGCTCTTAATGATGGTGTGGCGTCAATTAAATATTGCAAGCCTGTTAAATTTGAAAATCTGCGGCACTTAATTATTTTACTGAGTGATAACAGCCTGATTAAAGAAGCTTTGCCTGAAGATTTGGGCATATGGAAATCCATTCATGCTGCGAATGGCAAGCTGTTTTATTTTTATCAACGCATGTTTTCCGAGACCACTACAACGTCTGTTGTCGCCGGAAAAACAATAAAAAAAATTACCATGAATTTTCCAATTAACCTGACAAATCCGGCGATTTTTTCCCACGGGCATATTGGACATCATGCGGATGGCTTTTTGCAGGGAATTTACCTTTATTTAAGAATGTTTGAAAGCTTAAATGCTCAACGAAGCTTACAGGCCATAATTTATTTTCTAACCTCAGAAAAGACAGATGCTGAAAAAAATCCTCTCGAGTTAACGGAAGTAATGACAGTGACTCGTACCTCCGAGCTGGTAAATGGAAGTGAGCGGAATATTGAAGTTAAATTTACTCCTGCGGCAAGTCCGGCAACCATTCGCATCACCAATTTTCTCGAAATCGATCTTCAGGGAGTGGATAGAAAATATCCAGTTAATAATTCCAATTAA
- the mutS gene encoding DNA mismatch repair protein MutS: MSVTHTPMMQQYLRIKADYPDMLLFYRMGDFYELFFDDAKRAAHLLDLTLTHRGQSADKPIPMAGVPYHAVENYLARLVKKGESVAICEQTGDPATSKGPVERQVTRIITPGTLTDEALLDAKSDNLLLAIYEKAKRYGLAWVDLSGGRFHLLEADDEEQLYATISRLQAAEHLLQESASFSLPGNCCVKPRPHWEFDLNKAKELLSEQFEVVSLHAFGEKNYQLALVAAGCLLSYLKTTQRQALPHLKQITLENNEEYLHVDAATQKHLELFENYQGGRENSLLAVLDHTVNPMGSRLLKRWLGRPLRNLSTITQRQDSIGELSEKQQITSLQSLLKQICDVERIVSRIALGSARPRDLVHLRQSLSLLPEFGHILHNNTSALLQQIAQGLTPQAELLNLLMQAIIDNPPMLIRDGGVIAPGFDDELDELRALSENANGKLNEFELAEKQRTGLSTLKFGYNRVQGYYIELSRNQSDKAPDYYQRKQTLKGVERYITPELKAFEEKVLSAQVKALAREKWLYENLLALLLEHIKPLSQLADAISQLDVLVNLADRASLYNWTCPRFVNQQGIHIVAGRHPVIELIRQEQFIANDLTLEPQKNMLLITGPNMGGKSTYMRQTALIVLLAHIGSYVPAARVHLSLIDKIFTRIGASDDLASGRSTFMVEMTETAHILRQATASSLVLIDEIGRGTSTYDGMALAYAVCVHLAQTIKAFTLFSTHYFELTSLPDHYPCIINKHLQVKLIDGKIMFLYHIEEGCTDRSYGLEVAQLAGLPAEVLKLAKMHLHEFQQVTAPSAFIETSQPLPMPEYVHSILNRLARIEPDNLTAKQALELIYQLKDDYALSSQEKIHP; encoded by the coding sequence ATGTCTGTAACACACACTCCAATGATGCAGCAGTATTTACGCATTAAAGCTGATTATCCTGACATGCTGTTGTTCTACCGCATGGGTGACTTTTACGAATTATTTTTTGACGATGCCAAACGAGCGGCCCACTTACTTGATCTTACGCTGACCCATCGCGGCCAATCAGCGGATAAGCCAATCCCAATGGCCGGTGTTCCCTATCATGCCGTAGAAAATTATCTGGCACGTCTGGTGAAAAAAGGCGAATCAGTCGCCATTTGCGAGCAAACTGGCGATCCGGCGACAAGCAAAGGACCGGTCGAACGTCAGGTAACGCGGATCATTACACCCGGTACTCTAACCGATGAAGCACTGCTGGATGCCAAGTCAGACAATCTGCTTCTGGCTATTTATGAAAAGGCAAAGCGCTATGGGCTTGCCTGGGTAGACTTAAGCGGCGGGCGCTTTCATTTACTGGAGGCAGATGATGAAGAGCAGCTGTATGCTACGATTAGCCGCCTGCAGGCAGCTGAACACTTGTTACAGGAATCTGCTTCATTTTCATTGCCAGGCAATTGCTGTGTTAAACCACGGCCTCACTGGGAATTTGATTTAAATAAAGCCAAAGAACTCCTGAGTGAGCAGTTTGAAGTAGTAAGCCTTCATGCCTTTGGCGAAAAAAATTACCAATTAGCTTTGGTCGCAGCCGGTTGCCTGTTGAGTTATCTCAAAACTACTCAGCGTCAGGCACTGCCTCATTTAAAACAAATCACTCTGGAAAATAATGAAGAGTATTTACATGTGGATGCTGCGACCCAAAAACATCTGGAGCTTTTTGAAAATTATCAGGGAGGCCGGGAGAATAGTTTATTGGCCGTTTTGGATCACACAGTGAATCCAATGGGAAGCCGTCTTCTGAAAAGATGGCTGGGCCGACCGCTAAGAAATCTCTCTACAATTACCCAAAGACAGGACAGTATTGGTGAATTAAGCGAAAAACAGCAGATTACCTCGCTTCAGTCGCTACTTAAGCAAATTTGCGATGTGGAGCGTATTGTATCTCGAATTGCCCTGGGTTCTGCCAGACCTCGCGATTTAGTCCACTTGAGACAAAGCCTGAGTCTTTTACCTGAATTTGGCCACATTTTACACAATAATACCTCTGCCCTGCTTCAGCAGATTGCCCAAGGATTGACGCCGCAAGCAGAGCTGTTGAACCTGTTAATGCAGGCAATTATTGATAATCCCCCCATGCTGATTCGAGACGGCGGTGTGATTGCTCCTGGATTTGATGATGAGCTTGATGAATTAAGAGCTTTGAGTGAGAATGCAAATGGAAAGTTAAACGAGTTTGAGCTGGCGGAAAAACAGCGAACCGGCTTATCCACATTGAAATTTGGCTATAATCGCGTCCAGGGATATTATATTGAATTATCTCGAAATCAATCGGATAAAGCTCCGGATTACTATCAAAGAAAGCAAACTCTAAAAGGAGTGGAGCGCTATATCACCCCGGAGTTGAAAGCCTTTGAAGAAAAAGTTCTCTCCGCACAGGTTAAAGCTTTAGCAAGGGAAAAGTGGCTTTATGAGAATCTTCTGGCACTCCTGCTTGAGCATATTAAACCCTTAAGTCAACTTGCTGATGCAATTAGCCAGTTGGATGTTCTGGTTAATCTCGCGGATCGAGCCAGCCTCTACAACTGGACCTGCCCAAGGTTTGTCAATCAACAAGGCATTCATATCGTAGCAGGACGCCATCCAGTGATTGAACTCATCCGTCAGGAGCAGTTTATCGCTAATGATCTGACGCTTGAGCCGCAAAAAAATATGCTGCTGATTACCGGCCCGAACATGGGAGGTAAATCCACTTATATGCGGCAAACGGCCTTGATTGTGCTACTTGCCCATATAGGGAGCTATGTACCGGCAGCTCGAGTTCATTTAAGCCTGATTGATAAAATTTTTACTCGAATTGGCGCCAGTGACGACTTAGCCTCAGGACGCTCTACTTTCATGGTCGAAATGACAGAAACCGCCCATATTCTGAGACAGGCGACCGCGAGCAGCCTGGTTCTTATTGATGAAATTGGGCGCGGGACCAGTACTTACGACGGAATGGCGCTTGCTTATGCGGTGTGTGTTCATTTGGCCCAAACTATTAAGGCTTTTACCCTTTTCTCGACCCACTACTTCGAATTAACCAGCCTGCCTGATCACTATCCCTGTATTATTAATAAGCATTTGCAGGTAAAGCTAATTGACGGAAAAATTATGTTTCTGTATCACATTGAGGAGGGTTGTACTGATCGAAGTTATGGACTTGAGGTCGCTCAATTGGCAGGCCTACCTGCGGAAGTGTTAAAACTTGCTAAAATGCATTTGCATGAATTCCAGCAGGTAACAGCTCCATCGGCCTTTATAGAAACCAGTCAACCTTTGCCAATGCCTGAATATGTGCATTCCATTTTAAACAGGCTAGCGCGGATTGAACCGGATAATCTGACCGCGAAACAGGCTTTAGAGCTGATTTATCAATTAAAAGATGATTATGCTCTCTCTTCACAGGAAAAGATTCATCCATGA
- a CDS encoding translocation/assembly module TamB domain-containing protein: MIFRLVFRKLFYSTLWLLVILSSLLLFLLTTTPGLYLLVKTTSHFVPGTLQFEGLKGEAAGRIHIDKLHYTDKSQEINLTEFQLHWRLKDLLHRRINVRSLQIERLDYKQVPSTQPVNCQTPPSEHADYALPSLPVELLINKLTVQNLRVTLNNEIQQVDGLKLRVQLKKDLWLLDELQLGYQQQQLGLQAWMQTKPPYQAAANLSLNSISPEGAKGELLFAGDQALYSWRGKLNQPGVLSGHGSIEHFSEVNAQFQWADLKWPLEKPELEIAKGQLQITGKLSNLLLQMQAQFTQPLKGQLTLNAIANQDKISSTTDFNSREGKLHLQTLYSLNGKPGLQGSLNASFSEYFLPDSPLKELQTHLKFAGENLENLLLNGQINALYYQQALKAVIKSQGQTQSAQINLGNNQILIKHLPNKPWQLNAALSEPALLHPSLAGLKTRITAMGNFETEYKGKLLIEIAQGSYQIPDKELLAFKGGKFEANLVKSGLKTSGNFNIDSDKSIRLAIDLPKFSFLQADLNQQAIKGSVRLVINSLDFLANMSPEISKTSGQLLANLDIKGSIGKPDLSGLMDLKNGSLVAKRNGLTLSPVDIKLKSQDNHWLVTGNLYAGEKPLKIAGNGDFFPEVKGQLSVDGENLLVMNTAEYVIYLSPHLKFIFTPSSLALNGRLVIPKASLKPQSFNNTVTLSSDVVFKDKKPADNPLHIDANVNVEMGDEVELAVKGLNGFLRGSINLRQLPDGPLNAGGELTITNGKYQAYGQDLTIEQGELLFTGGLIDNPGLNIRAVRKFSNTTATFAGSDQLFDFNPSNIQTLDFGNKLTVGIEVSGRLLSPQVKLFSNPATLSQADILSMLLLGRPANQANKSGGQLLLTAISSMNLDSGSNGLQLVNQLKQKLGVDFNLANNSTYNKQTNQVNDTTSLVVGKAISKRLYLSYNVGLSQADSNVLTLKYLLNKFFSIQVDASTTGSGIDLLYTHQKE; this comes from the coding sequence ATGATATTCAGATTAGTTTTCAGAAAACTGTTTTATAGCACTCTCTGGCTTTTGGTGATATTGAGCAGCCTCCTGCTTTTCTTGCTTACCACAACCCCTGGGTTATATCTTCTTGTAAAAACAACAAGCCATTTTGTTCCTGGAACCTTACAGTTTGAAGGTTTAAAAGGTGAAGCCGCAGGTCGTATTCATATTGACAAGCTCCACTATACAGACAAGAGCCAAGAGATTAACCTGACGGAGTTTCAATTACACTGGCGGCTTAAGGATTTACTGCATCGGCGTATCAATGTTCGCTCCTTGCAAATTGAACGGCTGGATTATAAGCAAGTACCCAGCACCCAACCAGTAAACTGTCAAACTCCGCCATCTGAACATGCGGACTACGCCCTGCCCTCGCTCCCTGTGGAGCTGCTCATCAATAAGCTCACAGTTCAAAACCTAAGGGTTACACTAAACAATGAAATACAGCAAGTTGATGGCTTGAAACTGCGTGTGCAGCTTAAAAAAGACCTGTGGCTACTCGATGAGCTGCAATTAGGTTATCAACAGCAGCAGCTTGGATTGCAAGCCTGGATGCAAACAAAGCCTCCCTATCAGGCAGCGGCTAATTTGAGTCTGAACTCTATTTCACCAGAAGGTGCCAAGGGTGAACTGCTGTTTGCTGGCGATCAAGCTCTGTATAGCTGGAGAGGAAAGCTGAATCAGCCAGGTGTATTGAGCGGACATGGAAGCATAGAGCATTTTTCAGAGGTCAATGCACAGTTTCAATGGGCTGATTTAAAATGGCCTCTTGAAAAGCCCGAACTGGAAATTGCTAAAGGACAATTGCAAATCACAGGCAAACTTTCCAATCTGCTCCTGCAAATGCAGGCGCAATTTACACAGCCGCTTAAGGGGCAATTGACGCTTAATGCCATTGCAAATCAGGACAAAATTAGCAGTACAACGGACTTTAACTCTCGCGAGGGCAAACTGCATTTGCAAACCCTCTATTCTCTGAATGGAAAACCAGGATTACAGGGATCTCTGAATGCCAGTTTTTCCGAGTATTTTTTACCTGATTCCCCTCTTAAAGAATTACAGACCCATCTGAAATTTGCTGGCGAGAATTTAGAGAACTTATTATTAAACGGTCAAATTAATGCCCTTTACTATCAACAGGCGTTAAAAGCAGTCATTAAATCGCAAGGACAAACCCAATCCGCACAAATTAATCTGGGGAATAATCAGATTCTAATAAAACATCTTCCCAATAAACCTTGGCAACTGAATGCGGCATTAAGCGAACCGGCGCTATTACATCCCTCGCTGGCCGGCTTAAAAACCCGGATCACTGCAATGGGTAACTTTGAAACAGAATATAAAGGCAAACTGCTAATCGAGATTGCCCAGGGCAGTTACCAAATTCCCGACAAGGAGTTGCTTGCCTTCAAAGGCGGGAAATTTGAAGCGAATCTGGTGAAAAGCGGGCTAAAAACAAGCGGTAACTTTAATATTGATTCGGACAAATCGATTCGCCTTGCTATCGATTTGCCAAAATTTAGTTTCCTCCAGGCGGATCTCAACCAGCAAGCGATCAAAGGTTCCGTTCGTCTGGTGATTAACTCTCTGGATTTCCTTGCCAATATGAGCCCTGAAATTTCCAAAACCAGCGGCCAACTGTTAGCTAATCTGGATATTAAAGGAAGCATTGGCAAACCGGACTTAAGCGGGCTTATGGATCTGAAAAATGGGAGCCTTGTTGCTAAACGAAATGGTTTAACGCTAAGTCCTGTTGATATCAAATTAAAGAGTCAGGATAACCACTGGTTAGTAACCGGTAACCTCTATGCCGGTGAAAAACCGCTAAAGATTGCTGGTAACGGCGATTTCTTTCCAGAGGTAAAAGGTCAGTTGTCTGTAGATGGCGAGAACCTGCTGGTGATGAACACAGCGGAATACGTCATTTATTTATCCCCACATTTAAAATTTATATTTACCCCCTCCTCACTGGCGTTAAACGGGCGGCTTGTCATTCCTAAAGCCTCACTGAAGCCGCAATCTTTTAATAATACGGTCACTTTAAGCAGCGATGTGGTTTTTAAAGATAAAAAACCCGCTGATAACCCATTGCATATTGATGCGAACGTCAATGTCGAAATGGGGGACGAAGTCGAGTTAGCGGTCAAGGGCTTGAATGGATTTTTACGGGGTTCAATCAATCTCAGGCAATTGCCGGATGGGCCTCTAAATGCCGGTGGAGAATTAACTATTACTAACGGTAAATATCAGGCTTATGGACAGGATTTAACTATTGAACAGGGGGAACTGTTATTCACCGGTGGATTAATTGATAACCCGGGCTTAAATATCAGAGCGGTGAGAAAATTCTCCAATACTACCGCGACTTTTGCAGGTTCTGATCAATTATTTGATTTTAATCCCAGCAATATACAAACCCTGGATTTTGGCAATAAGCTCACGGTGGGCATTGAAGTGAGCGGGCGGCTGCTGTCACCGCAAGTCAAATTATTTTCAAATCCCGCAACACTTTCGCAAGCGGATATTTTGTCGATGCTATTACTGGGCCGACCTGCCAATCAGGCTAATAAATCCGGGGGGCAATTACTTTTAACAGCCATCAGCTCTATGAATCTCGACTCAGGAAGCAATGGCTTGCAACTGGTGAATCAGTTAAAACAGAAACTGGGTGTCGATTTTAATTTAGCTAATAACAGTACCTATAATAAACAAACTAATCAGGTCAATGACACGACCTCGCTCGTGGTAGGTAAAGCGATTTCCAAACGTCTGTACCTTAGTTATAACGTAGGTCTTTCCCAGGCAGACAGCAATGTGCTGACCCTGAAGTATTTGCTGAACAAATTTTTTAGTATACAGGTCGATGCAAGCACTACAGGAAGCGGTATCGATCTTTTATACACTCATCAAAAGGAGTAA